Proteins co-encoded in one Zootoca vivipara chromosome 3, rZooViv1.1, whole genome shotgun sequence genomic window:
- the LOC118082734 gene encoding uncharacterized protein LOC118082734: MLATPEGAQIPRKYIQHSLLSARTVLNFQQKEKPEPYKTLFKLRQGSLFSIMSILRRLQSMVLFVRHGLRRQRTLAEINADASFLYPPPDGGWGWVVVLAAATHSLFISGFHSAFGVYMMPLLTTFKASNSRIAWIGSISYAFIMIFGPVSGKLLVKYGAIKVAIIGAMVVMFGLTCSSYSYDLRLLFFTQGIIVGVGSSLGSTPGLIMVSLYFTKRRSFATGMVMAGGCAGTFVQNKLHEYLIQKLGWRRSLRVYSVILTICIIAGFAYKPLQKHRAHPSVVEKFKTSPLRGFIVDLSLWKDRIFEVWVCSLGLAKFGFFIPFVHMIKLAGDLGIPLEKASYLMVAIGVSSMVSSLIFGKLCDIERIDRLYLNQVSILSVGVVYFIIPHCTNFPSLIAACSVLGFVDAGNYVLLPVLTFDLMGPEKMPVAWGFLMVVNASSCFGAPFAGAMYDLLGSYNIGFVVTGICNIAAASILAFIPWLQRETTQSSKNYLNASVCVITNTIVPWQSPTPSLGSLTSSYTKTIFDADETQSCHSKRFSVKSFSVKSLKSIMKSEATSFKSMTGTLTKAEPKSSAVTLDIDSQERVERKTDLMPMQELNTPETSFKSESGLIKHPEYISYKKEDMLDFLNTFEVDEEEKFISEIDLRPKKELTVSDAETFDSAKHSERIPHKREDVVAFLNEYDGEEEEEEKPDTTKELKPILVLPISDAEMSGSITQGERKVAFADDHYDGEHVHFGSVTDLRPVQVLTISDAETPEPTKPAERRVAFADDQPEDEGEHLEGRADMRPMQEIPVSDAETSGSFKQAERRVVFADEYYDAEGVHTGSLTDLRPRRVLSISDAETLESSRQTERRVSFADDQPEDKGEHPESRADWRPVQLLNHVKSSGSLNLTEHPSLTRQMAFLDSEDGDEEEEAPQQQK; the protein is encoded by the exons ATGCTAGCAACACCCGAAGGAGCACAAATCCCCCGCAAATACATACAGCACTCGTTACTTTCTGCCAGGACTGTGTTGAATTTCCAGCAGAAAGAAAAACCAGAACCTTATAAAACGCTCTTCAAGTTGCGCCAagg ATCTCTGTTTTCCATCATGAGCATACTGCGGAGACTTCAGTCTATGGTACTGTTCGTTAGACATGGCTTGAGGCGACAGAGAACTCTGGCTGAGATCAATGCAGATGCTTCTTTTTTATACCCCCCTCCTGACGGGGGTTGGGGCTGGGTTGTGGTGTTGGCAGCAGCGACCCATTCTTTGTTTATCAGTGGCTTTCACAGTGCTTTTGGCGTTTATATGATGCCCCTTCTTACAACCTTCAAGGCAAGCAACTCACGGATAG CCTGGATCGGATCCATCAGCTATGCTTTCATTATGATATTTGGTCCTGTATCTGGAAAACTTCTGGTGAAATATGGAGCCATCAAAGTGGCAATAATTGGAGCAATGGTTGTCATGTTTGGTCTAACATGTTCATCTTATTCCTATGATTTGCGCTTACTATTTTTCACTCAAGGAATCATTGTTGGCGTAGGATCAAGCCTGGGCAGCACCCCAg GCCTGATAATGGTCAGCCTTTACTTTACTAAAAGGCGCTCATTTGCAACTGGAATGGTGATGGCAGGAGGGTGCGCAGGAACTTTTGTGCAGAATAAACTTCACGAGTACTTAATTCAGAAACTTGGATGGAGACGTAGTCTACGTGTATACAGTGTAATTCTAACAATATGCATCATTGCGGGATTTGCATATAAACCCCTTCAAAAAC atagagCTCATCCAAGTGTAGTCGAAAAGTTTAAGACATCCCCACTAAGAGGTTTTATTGTTGATTTAAGTTTGTGGAAAGATCGTATCTTTGAGGTTTGGGTGTGTTCTCTTGGATTAGCCAAATTTGGATTCTTCATACCATTTGTGCATATG ATTAAACTTGCTGGTGACCTGGGCATTCCACTGGAGAAAGCATCCTACCTTATGGTAGCAATTGGAGTGAGCAGCATGGTTAGCTCTCTTATATTTGGAAAACTCTGTGATATTGAACGAATCGACCGGCTGTATCTTAACCAAGTGTCCATATTGTCCGTTG gtgTGGTATATTTTATCATTCCTCACTGTACAAACTTTCCCTCCCTAATAGCAGCTTGCTCTGTTTTGGGATTTGTTGATGCAGGAAACTATGTTCTCTTACCTGTCCTTACGTTTGATTTGATGGGGCCAGAGAAAATGCCAGTTGCGTGGGGATTTCTCATGGTTGTCAATGCAAGCAGTTGTTTTGGTGCACCCTTTGCAG GTGCAATGTATGACTTGCTCGGCAGCTACAACATTGGTTTTGTAGTAACTGGAATTTGCAATATTGCCGCAGCTAGCATCCTTGCTTTCATTCCATGGCTGCAAAGAGAAACAACACAGTCATCGAAAAACTATCTTAATGCTTCTGTATGTGTGATAACAAACACCATAGTTCCTTGGCAATCTCCCACTCCTTCGTTAGGG agTCTAACTTCCTCATACACAAAAACAATTTTTGATGCTGATGAGACTCAATCTTGTCATTCAAAAAGATTTAGTGTTAAATCATTCAGTGTGAAATCATTAAAAAGCATAATGAAGTCAGAAGCAACATCTTTTAAAAGTATGACAGGGACTTTGACAAAAGCAGAACCAAAATCTTCTGCTGTGACATTAGATATTGACTCACAAGAACGGGTTGAAAGAAAAACAGATTTGATGCCAATGCAAGAGCTAAACACACCAGAAACATCATTTAAAAGTGAAAGTGGATTGATAAAACATCCAGAATACATTTCCTACAAAAAAGAAGACATGTTGGATTTTCTAAACACATTTGAGGTTGATGAAGAAGAGAAATTTATAAGTGAAATTGATTTGAGGCCAAAAAAGGAACTAACCGTGTCAGATGCAGAAACTTTTGATTCTGCAAAACACTCAGAACGCATTCCCCATAAAAGAGAAGATGTAGTGGCTTTCCTCAACGAATAtgatggtgaagaagaagaagaagagaaacctGATACCACAAAAGAGTTGAAGCCGATACTGGTGCTACCCATATCAGATGCAGAAATGTCAGGATCTATAACGCAAGGAGAGCGCAAAGTGGCTTTTGCCGATGACCATTATGATGGCGAACATGTGCACTTTGGTAGTGTAACTGACTTGAGGCCAGTGCAGGTGCTAACCATATCAGATGCAGAAACTCCAGAACCTACAAAACCAGCCGAGCGCAGAGTGGCTTTCGCAGATGACCAACCTGAAGATGAAGGAGAGCATCTTGAGGGCAGAGCGGATATGAGGCCAATGCAGGAGATACCAGTATCAGATGCAGAGACTTCGGGATCATTCAAACAAGCAGAGCGCAGAGTGGTTTTTGCAGATGAATATTATGATGCTGAAGGTGTACATACTGGGAGCTTAACTGACTTGAGGCCAAGGCGAGTGCTATCCATATCGGATGCAGAAACTTTGGAATCTTCCAGACAAACAGAGCGCAGAGTGTCTTTTGCAGATGACCAACCTGAGGATAAAGGAGAGCATCCTGAGAGCAGAGCTGATTGGAGGCCAGTGCAGCTGCTGAACCATGTCAAGAGTTCAGGATCTCTAAATCTGACAGAACACCCTTCCCTCACAAGACAAATGGCTTTCCTAGATAGCGAGGAtggtgatgaagaagaagaagcaccacaaCAACAGAAATGA